The Arachis hypogaea cultivar Tifrunner chromosome 19, arahy.Tifrunner.gnm2.J5K5, whole genome shotgun sequence genome has a window encoding:
- the LOC140182365 gene encoding uncharacterized protein → MTNKLAFQALDRMLCDIMVSVSDRNKDLPFGGKVVVLGGDFRQVLPVIPKVEDIVNTIYPNLVHNFRVPSFFQDRAILAPTVENVEEINNYIVDLLSSEEKNYLSADSICGSDAYSDVDIDWINVEFLNQIRCSGLPNHSLKLKIGVAIILLRNIDPAGGLCNGTRLVVRDLETNVIGADIVSGSNVRDKVFITRMNLIPSDTVIPFKFQRR, encoded by the exons ATGACTAACAAATTAGCATTTCAAGCGCTAGATAGGATGTTGTGTGATATAATGGTTTCAGTCTCTGATAGGAATAAAGATTTACCTTTTGGTGGGAAGGTGGTCGTTCTTGGTGGTGATTTCAGGCAGGTCTTGCCAGTTATTCCAAAAG TGGAAGATATTGTAAATACAATCTATCCGAATTTGGTTCATAATTTTCGTGTTCCAAGCTTTTTCCAGGATAGGGCAATATTGGCTCCGACTGTCGAGAATGTTGAAGAGATAAACAATTATATAGTTGACTTGTTGTCTAGTGAGGAGAAAAATTATCTCAGTGCTGATTCGATATGTGGTAGTGATGCCTATTCTGATGTTGATATTGATTGGATAAATGTTGAATTCTTGAATCAGATTAGGTGTTCTGGTCTACCTAATCATTCGTTGAAGTTGAAAATAGGCGTGGCTATTATTTTGTTGAGGAATATTGATCCAGCTGGGGGTTTGTGTAATGGGACTCGACTTGTTGTGCGAGATCTAGAGACAAATGTGATCGGTGCGGATATTGTTTCTGGTAGCAATGTTAGGGATAAAGTTTTTATCACCAGAATGAATTTGATTCCCAGTGATACGGTTATACCGTTTAAATTCCAACGCCGTTAA